From Paenibacillus sp. GP183, one genomic window encodes:
- the cysS gene encoding cysteine--tRNA ligase has product MTLRVYNTLNRQKEEFVSIEPGKVRMYVCGPTVYNYIHIGNGRPVIFFDVVRRYLETQGYEVNYIVNYTDVDDKMIRKAEELGITVLDVAETFIQAFKEDIASLRVREANLNPRVTENIDEIIKFIEGLEQEGFAYANGGDVYYRTGKFEDYGKLSHQNLNELQYGIRINVDERKENPQDFVLWKGAKPGEISWESPWGLGRPGWHIECSAMVRKYLGDTIDIHGGGQDLTFPHHECEIAQTEALTGKTMANYWLHNAFLNIDNEKMSKSLGNGILIRNLVKNVRPESFRFFMLSAHYRNPLNFSDESLVQAGNGLERIQNSYDNLKHRFGIAQEGAAPDELAARVQEISAQFKDKMDDDFNTPDAITAVFDLVAEANLYLQQARVSRSGLQLLIDQFHAFDYVLGILRQEAGELLDEDIEQLIVERTNARKDRNWTRADEIRDLLTNKGIYLEDTPQGIRWRRK; this is encoded by the coding sequence ATGACACTCAGAGTGTATAACACCTTAAACAGGCAAAAAGAGGAATTCGTTTCCATTGAGCCGGGCAAAGTAAGAATGTATGTGTGCGGACCGACCGTCTATAATTATATTCATATCGGAAATGGCAGACCCGTTATTTTCTTTGATGTGGTTCGCCGCTATTTGGAAACGCAGGGCTATGAAGTCAACTATATAGTCAATTATACAGATGTTGATGATAAAATGATCCGAAAAGCTGAAGAGCTGGGCATCACAGTACTCGATGTTGCGGAAACGTTTATCCAGGCTTTCAAGGAGGATATTGCTTCACTTCGCGTCCGTGAGGCCAACCTGAATCCAAGGGTAACCGAAAACATAGATGAAATCATTAAGTTCATTGAAGGGCTGGAGCAAGAAGGCTTTGCCTATGCGAATGGCGGAGACGTCTATTATCGTACAGGCAAATTTGAGGATTATGGCAAGCTGTCCCATCAGAACCTCAATGAGCTTCAATATGGCATACGAATCAATGTGGATGAGCGTAAGGAAAATCCGCAGGATTTTGTCCTCTGGAAGGGTGCGAAGCCAGGTGAGATTTCATGGGAAAGCCCATGGGGACTCGGACGTCCGGGCTGGCACATCGAGTGCTCGGCTATGGTGCGCAAGTATCTGGGGGATACGATCGATATCCATGGCGGAGGCCAGGATTTGACTTTCCCGCACCATGAATGTGAAATTGCCCAAACTGAAGCGCTGACCGGAAAGACCATGGCCAATTACTGGCTGCATAATGCCTTCCTCAATATTGACAATGAGAAAATGTCGAAATCACTTGGCAATGGGATTTTAATACGCAACTTGGTTAAGAACGTTCGACCGGAGTCGTTTCGCTTCTTCATGCTTTCTGCGCATTACCGTAATCCGCTGAACTTCAGCGATGAAAGCTTGGTGCAAGCCGGCAATGGGCTTGAGCGTATTCAGAATTCTTATGATAATCTCAAGCATCGCTTCGGCATTGCCCAAGAAGGCGCTGCTCCGGATGAGCTCGCCGCCCGCGTTCAAGAAATCTCCGCTCAATTTAAGGATAAGATGGATGACGATTTTAATACCCCGGATGCTATCACGGCGGTTTTTGATCTTGTAGCAGAGGCTAATTTATATTTGCAGCAGGCACGAGTCAGCCGTTCTGGTTTGCAGCTGCTGATCGATCAATTTCATGCTTTTGACTATGTTTTGGGAATACTACGCCAAGAAGCCGGTGAGCTTTTGGATGAGGATATTGAGCAGCTTATCGTAGAGCGGACTAATGCGCGCAAGGATCGGAATTGGACTCGCGCGGATGAGATTCGTGATCTTTTAACCAATAAAGGCATTTACCTGGAAGACACTCCCCAAGGTATCAGATGGCGCCGCAAATGA
- the cysE gene encoding serine O-acetyltransferase: protein MWKSIKSDIRAVFENDPAARSLFEVVFTYSGIHAIWWHRIAHWFYKHELFTIARILSQTSRFITGIEIHPGAKLGNRLFIDHGMGVVIGETCEIGDDVILYQGVTLGGTGKEKGKRHPTIGNNVVISSGAKILGSFRVGDNSRIGANAVVLEEVPANSTVVGSKGRIVKRDGVRINRLDHGNVPDPVLDLCRHLQRQIDELKAELQEEKQKNGGRREHDTQSV, encoded by the coding sequence ATGTGGAAATCAATCAAGTCTGATATAAGAGCCGTTTTCGAAAACGATCCCGCTGCGCGCAGCTTGTTCGAAGTTGTATTTACATATTCCGGAATTCATGCAATCTGGTGGCATCGCATTGCCCACTGGTTTTATAAGCATGAGCTTTTCACGATTGCCCGAATCTTATCGCAAACAAGCCGCTTTATCACGGGAATTGAGATTCATCCCGGGGCAAAACTGGGCAATCGATTATTTATCGACCATGGCATGGGAGTGGTTATCGGGGAGACGTGTGAAATTGGCGATGACGTTATCCTTTACCAAGGGGTAACGCTTGGCGGTACCGGCAAGGAAAAAGGAAAGAGGCACCCAACGATCGGTAATAATGTCGTGATTTCATCAGGAGCCAAGATACTCGGTTCCTTCCGGGTAGGAGACAATTCCCGCATAGGTGCCAATGCTGTTGTTCTTGAAGAAGTACCTGCCAACTCAACCGTAGTGGGCTCGAAGGGAAGAATTGTCAAGCGTGATGGTGTGCGGATCAACCGATTGGACCATGGCAATGTCCCCGATCCGGTGTTGGACCTCTGCCGTCACCTGCAGAGGCAAATTGATGAATTAAAAGCTGAGCTTCAAGAAGAAAAACAGAAGAACGGGGGACGCAGAGAACATGACACTCAGAGTGTATAA
- the gltX gene encoding glutamate--tRNA ligase translates to MTTNSLRVRYAPSPTGHLHIGGARTALFDYLLARASGGAFIIRFEDTDQTRHQESGIGNQLDGLKWLGLDWDESVDVGGPYGPYRQMERLHLYQQYVDQMLDQGSAYRCFCSELDLEQERSEQEAQGEMTGYSGKCRHLTKEQAAAFEAEGRKPSIRFLVPADRIIAFEDKVRGHVEFDSNGIGDFIMVRPDGIPTYNFAVIVDDHLMKINLVLRGEEHLSNTPRQIIMYEALRLPVPEFAHLALILNQDRKKMSKRDESILQFIQQYNELGYLPEAVVNFIALLGWSPQGEEEIFTLEELIEQFDLDRVSKSPAVFDMDKLNWMNNLYLKKTALERVVELSLPHLQKAGYISADPDASTMEWVTALVGINQERMRFAAEIVELSALFFKEELIVDEEARAILSEEHVPIVLRAFLEQVHQSDELTVQGMPELLKNVQKETGFKGKQLFMSIRAALTGQVHGPDLNVSLYLLGKEKIAARLEKLL, encoded by the coding sequence ATGACGACTAATTCATTAAGAGTGCGTTATGCACCTAGCCCGACAGGGCATCTTCATATCGGCGGCGCGCGTACAGCGCTGTTCGATTATTTATTGGCGCGCGCAAGCGGTGGAGCTTTTATCATCCGCTTTGAAGATACAGATCAAACCCGGCACCAAGAATCGGGGATCGGCAATCAGTTGGATGGTTTGAAGTGGTTGGGGCTTGATTGGGATGAGAGCGTAGATGTCGGCGGTCCCTATGGGCCTTATCGGCAAATGGAACGGTTGCACCTGTATCAGCAATACGTAGACCAAATGCTGGATCAAGGCAGCGCCTACCGCTGCTTTTGCTCTGAGCTGGATTTGGAGCAGGAACGCAGCGAGCAGGAAGCCCAGGGTGAAATGACCGGTTATTCAGGCAAGTGCCGTCATTTGACCAAGGAGCAGGCAGCGGCTTTTGAAGCTGAGGGTCGTAAGCCGTCCATTCGCTTTCTAGTTCCGGCCGACAGGATCATTGCTTTTGAAGACAAGGTGCGGGGACACGTAGAATTCGATTCAAATGGGATTGGCGACTTTATTATGGTTCGTCCCGATGGCATTCCGACGTATAATTTTGCTGTTATTGTCGATGATCATTTAATGAAAATTAACCTCGTCCTTCGCGGCGAGGAGCATTTATCCAATACTCCCCGACAAATCATAATGTATGAGGCGCTCAGGCTGCCTGTTCCGGAATTCGCGCACTTGGCGTTGATTCTTAATCAGGACCGTAAAAAGATGAGCAAACGCGATGAATCCATCCTGCAGTTTATTCAGCAATACAATGAACTCGGTTATCTTCCCGAGGCCGTCGTTAATTTCATTGCTTTGCTCGGCTGGTCTCCACAAGGTGAAGAAGAGATTTTTACCCTGGAAGAGCTGATTGAACAATTTGACCTGGATCGTGTATCCAAGAGCCCAGCTGTTTTTGACATGGATAAGCTCAATTGGATGAACAATCTGTATCTGAAAAAAACAGCGCTCGAACGTGTCGTGGAGCTTTCGCTGCCCCATCTGCAAAAGGCGGGGTACATTTCGGCTGATCCGGATGCCTCAACGATGGAATGGGTGACTGCTTTAGTTGGCATCAATCAGGAAAGAATGCGCTTTGCTGCAGAAATCGTTGAATTATCGGCGCTGTTCTTCAAGGAAGAACTCATTGTGGACGAAGAAGCCCGGGCGATCCTGTCCGAAGAGCATGTGCCGATTGTACTGAGGGCTTTTTTGGAGCAGGTTCATCAATCGGACGAGTTAACCGTCCAAGGCATGCCCGAGCTGCTGAAAAATGTTCAAAAAGAAACGGGCTTTAAAGGCAAGCAGTTGTTCATGTCCATTCGTGCTGCCTTGACAGGTCAAGTGCACGGACCGGATTTGAATGTATCGCTTTATTTGCTCGGCAAAGAAAAAATTGCAGCTCGACTGGAGAAATTATTGTAA
- the ispF gene encoding 2-C-methyl-D-erythritol 2,4-cyclodiphosphate synthase: protein MIRVGQGFDVHQLVEGRKCIIGGVDIPYEKGLLGHSDADVLLHAITDAILGAMGLGDIGKHFPDTSAEFKDADSLVLLKQVWQLAKERGYRLGNADSTIIAQKPKMAAYIPAMVEIIAAALEVGPEQINVKATTTEWLGFTGRGEGIAAQAVVCLFQDML from the coding sequence ATGATCAGAGTCGGGCAAGGCTTTGACGTACATCAACTTGTTGAGGGGCGCAAATGTATCATTGGAGGGGTAGACATCCCCTATGAAAAGGGATTGCTGGGCCATTCCGATGCGGATGTGCTGCTTCATGCAATCACAGATGCCATTTTGGGTGCCATGGGACTCGGTGATATCGGCAAGCATTTTCCCGACACCTCCGCAGAGTTCAAAGATGCAGACAGCCTGGTTTTGTTGAAGCAGGTTTGGCAGCTGGCCAAAGAAAGAGGCTACCGTTTGGGCAATGCCGATTCCACGATCATCGCGCAAAAGCCGAAAATGGCTGCCTATATACCCGCGATGGTTGAGATTATTGCAGCAGCTCTTGAGGTGGGTCCCGAGCAAATCAATGTCAAAGCGACTACAACGGAGTGGCTTGGATTCACCGGAAGAGGAGAAGGCATAGCGGCGCAAGCGGTTGTTTGTTTATTTCAAGATATGCTATGA
- the ispD gene encoding 2-C-methyl-D-erythritol 4-phosphate cytidylyltransferase: MVKQDKLGKMGVVIVAAGKGSRMRTAMSKQYLQLGGRSILVHTLQLFQNIQEVDHIVLVVGESDLDRCRQFVRDYKLAKVIRILIGGKERQNSVKLGLDALSPGTEWVLVHDGVRPFVAPEQVVSCWHKAMEQEAAVLAVPVKDTIKIVDAEGEIQLTPDRKSLWAIQTPQAFRVSLLQEAHVQAEKEGFLGTDDAMLVERMGKPVHVVEGDYYNIKITTPEDLPLAEWILQNIRGGRS, from the coding sequence ATGGTTAAGCAAGACAAGTTGGGCAAAATGGGTGTTGTGATCGTTGCAGCAGGTAAAGGCTCGCGCATGCGTACAGCCATGAGCAAGCAATATTTACAGCTAGGCGGCAGGTCGATACTTGTACATACTTTGCAATTATTTCAAAACATACAAGAGGTCGACCATATCGTGCTCGTGGTGGGAGAATCGGATTTGGATCGCTGCCGTCAATTCGTGAGAGATTATAAGCTTGCTAAAGTTATACGGATACTTATAGGCGGCAAGGAACGTCAGAACTCGGTTAAACTAGGTCTTGATGCGCTTTCCCCGGGTACCGAATGGGTTCTGGTTCATGATGGAGTAAGACCTTTTGTAGCACCGGAACAGGTGGTTTCCTGCTGGCACAAAGCAATGGAGCAGGAAGCAGCAGTACTTGCCGTGCCTGTGAAGGATACAATTAAGATAGTAGATGCAGAGGGAGAGATTCAATTAACCCCGGATCGGAAAAGCTTGTGGGCAATCCAAACGCCGCAAGCTTTTCGTGTTTCTCTTCTTCAGGAAGCGCATGTTCAAGCAGAGAAAGAGGGATTTCTCGGTACGGACGATGCCATGCTGGTGGAACGGATGGGTAAACCCGTGCATGTAGTCGAGGGGGATTACTATAATATCAAAATCACGACTCCAGAGGATTTGCCATTGGCAGAATGGATCCTTCAGAACATAAGAGGAGGGCGGTCATGA